A stretch of the Coprobacillus cateniformis genome encodes the following:
- the parC gene encoding DNA topoisomerase IV subunit A, which yields MSEKIITQSLDDIMGDRFGKYSKYIIQDRALPDVRDGLKPVQRRILYAMYKEGNTYNKPYRKSAKTVGNVIGNYHPHGDSSVYDAMVRLSQEWKMRIPLVDMQGNNGSIDNDPAAAMRYTEARLSAIAAELLKDIDKETVQMALNFDDTEYEPTVVPAKYPNLLVNGATGISAGYATDIPPHNLEEVIDATIYRLSHPQCSLDKLMEFMKGPDFPTGAIVEGKQGIRTAFEKGRGKVVVRSKTEIIHEKNMNKIIVSEIPYEVNKAELVRKLDEIRFNKSVDGIIEVRDESDRNGLSIVIDLKKDVDVQNTLNYFFKNTDLQKNYNYNMVAIKDKRPVCMGIEAILDGYIQHQIEVITKRSIFDLNKAEERKHIVDGLIKAVSILDDVVHTIRHSKDKQDAKINIQTQFGFTEKQSEAIVTLQLYRLTNTDIVSLEKEKEELESLIQTFNDILNSEQVLRKVIVDELKNIKKQYPSPRLTEIKDEVQEITINEEAMILPEDIYVSVTQDGYIKRISQRSYKASENTLFGKKDEDVLVDLHFANTLDKLLVFTDKGNYMYIPLHKLEEFKWKELGKHISYLIKVSPAEKIVGSVLVKSFDYPLYIVLASRLGQMKRVELKEFDVTRFTKPMKCINLKKDDSLLQVGLSDGQQGIVLTTQAGYATLYSEQEISVLGVKAGGIKGINLKNDELIAMNIFNPLKTDSLILISDQPGIKRLRISDIPSCNRATKGNLIFKSPKTNHIQSLYAFVLETKDQLNIETDSQKLDIFVKDYANAQLESKPSVLTAIKDNIIRYVYNPKTLSTDLFNVEKINNEISPKVFEVKKEPDLFNEINEDIVKKKNEIIEEKVEPVIVQPVLQKNSQKGESKDDKHFEPISFDDLFKDDF from the coding sequence ATGAGCGAAAAAATCATAACACAATCATTAGATGATATTATGGGGGATCGATTTGGCAAGTATTCCAAATACATTATTCAAGATCGTGCACTGCCCGATGTCAGAGATGGATTAAAACCAGTTCAACGAAGAATTTTATATGCAATGTATAAGGAAGGTAACACTTACAACAAACCCTATCGTAAATCTGCAAAAACAGTGGGTAATGTTATTGGAAATTATCATCCACATGGCGATAGTTCTGTATATGATGCGATGGTGCGTCTATCCCAAGAGTGGAAAATGCGTATACCATTAGTAGATATGCAGGGAAATAATGGATCGATAGATAATGATCCTGCAGCAGCAATGCGTTATACTGAAGCACGTTTATCAGCAATTGCAGCAGAATTATTAAAAGATATAGATAAAGAAACAGTTCAGATGGCATTGAACTTTGATGATACTGAATATGAACCAACTGTTGTTCCAGCAAAGTATCCTAATTTATTGGTCAATGGGGCAACTGGTATTTCGGCTGGTTATGCAACAGATATTCCACCACATAACTTAGAAGAAGTTATTGATGCCACAATTTATCGTCTTTCTCATCCCCAATGCTCATTAGATAAATTAATGGAATTTATGAAGGGACCGGACTTTCCAACAGGAGCAATTGTTGAAGGGAAGCAGGGGATTCGTACAGCCTTTGAAAAAGGGCGTGGAAAAGTTGTTGTTCGTTCTAAAACAGAAATCATTCATGAAAAAAATATGAATAAGATTATTGTCAGTGAAATACCATATGAGGTGAATAAGGCTGAATTGGTAAGAAAATTAGATGAAATTCGTTTCAACAAGAGTGTTGATGGAATTATTGAGGTTCGTGATGAATCTGATCGAAATGGATTAAGCATTGTGATTGATTTAAAGAAAGATGTAGATGTTCAAAATACATTGAATTATTTCTTTAAAAATACTGATTTACAAAAAAATTATAATTATAATATGGTTGCTATCAAAGATAAAAGACCTGTATGTATGGGGATTGAAGCTATTCTTGATGGCTATATTCAGCATCAAATCGAAGTGATTACTAAACGTTCTATTTTTGATTTGAATAAGGCTGAAGAAAGAAAACATATTGTTGATGGTTTAATTAAGGCTGTTTCAATTCTTGATGATGTTGTTCATACTATCCGTCATTCTAAAGATAAACAAGATGCTAAAATAAATATTCAAACACAATTTGGTTTTACTGAGAAACAATCTGAAGCTATTGTTACATTACAGTTATATCGTTTGACAAATACAGATATTGTTTCTTTAGAAAAAGAAAAAGAAGAATTGGAATCTTTAATTCAAACATTTAATGATATTTTAAATAGCGAACAAGTCTTAAGAAAAGTTATTGTTGATGAATTAAAAAATATTAAAAAGCAATATCCATCTCCAAGACTTACTGAAATTAAAGATGAAGTTCAGGAAATCACAATCAATGAAGAAGCAATGATTTTACCTGAAGATATTTATGTTTCTGTAACTCAGGATGGGTATATTAAACGCATTTCTCAAAGATCATATAAAGCCAGTGAAAATACTCTATTTGGGAAAAAGGATGAAGATGTTTTGGTTGATCTTCATTTTGCCAATACTTTAGATAAATTACTTGTATTTACTGATAAAGGAAATTATATGTACATACCGCTTCATAAATTAGAAGAATTTAAATGGAAGGAACTTGGAAAACATATTAGTTATCTCATTAAAGTTTCTCCAGCAGAAAAAATTGTTGGCTCTGTTCTTGTGAAATCATTTGATTATCCATTATATATTGTCCTTGCTTCACGTTTAGGTCAAATGAAACGTGTCGAACTTAAAGAATTTGATGTCACTCGATTTACAAAACCAATGAAATGTATCAATCTTAAGAAAGATGATTCATTATTACAAGTAGGATTGAGTGATGGACAACAAGGAATTGTTTTAACAACTCAAGCTGGTTATGCAACTTTATACAGCGAACAGGAAATTTCTGTTTTAGGTGTTAAAGCAGGAGGAATAAAAGGGATCAATTTAAAAAACGATGAATTAATAGCAATGAATATTTTCAATCCTTTGAAAACAGATTCACTTATTCTGATCAGTGACCAACCAGGTATTAAGCGTTTACGTATTTCAGATATACCAAGTTGCAACCGTGCTACAAAAGGAAATCTTATTTTTAAATCACCAAAAACGAATCATATTCAATCTCTCTATGCATTTGTATTAGAAACCAAGGATCAGCTTAATATTGAAACGGATTCGCAGAAATTAGATATTTTTGTCAAGGATTATGCGAATGCACAACTTGAAAGCAAACCAAGTGTCTTGACTGCAATTAAAGATAACATTATACGATATGTTTATAATCCGAAAACATTATCCACAGATTTGTTTAATGTTGAGAAGATAAATAATGAAATAAGTCCTAAAGTTTTTGAAGTTAAAAAGGAACCTGATTTGTTCAATGAAATCAATGAAGACATTGTAAAAAAGAAAAATGAAATTATTGAAGAAAAAGTTGAACCAGTCATAGTTCAACCAGTTCTTCAAAAAAATTCACAAAAAGGAGAATCAAAAGATGATAAACATTTTGAGCCAATTTCTTTTGATGATCTTTTTAAAGATGATTTTTAG
- a CDS encoding YneF family protein codes for MLYGFLGLAVGLVIGFFASRYVFKKNLKKNPPINEKMIRAMFMEMGRKPNETQIKRIMKSINDQYK; via the coding sequence ATGTTATATGGATTTTTAGGACTTGCTGTTGGTCTTGTTATAGGATTCTTCGCTTCACGTTATGTTTTCAAGAAAAACTTAAAGAAGAACCCACCTATTAATGAAAAAATGATTCGTGCTATGTTTATGGAAATGGGACGTAAACCAAACGAGACTCAAATCAAGAGAATAATGAAAAGTATCAATGATCAATATAAATAA
- a CDS encoding NADH-quinone oxidoreductase subunit NuoF: MERIQVLVCAGTGCSIGNSGALIDAFRTEIKSMGLESEVSVLRTGCLGLCGVGPNVSIYPDNIIYKSVKVEDVKEIVMEHFYKGRPVHRLMLNESDQETNEVHDINKTKFYEKQKRIALHNCGVIDPENIQEYIAKDGYFALGKVLTEMKPQEVVDEIKESGLRGRGGGGFPTGLKWQFALNEPGDEKYVICNADEGDPGAFMDRSILEGNPHSVIEAMEIAGYAIGAHHGYIYIRAEYPIAVERLKHAIQEAKELGLLGNDIFGSGFHFDLEIRLGAGAFVCGEETALIQSIEGERGMPSPKPPFPAHKGVWGKPTIINNVETYANIAQIITHGAKWFRSIGTETSAGTKVFALGGKIVNTGLVEVPMGTTLREVIYEIGGGCPNRKSFKAVQTGGPSGGCLTESQLDTPIGFDELVKLGSMMGSGGMIVLDEDNCMVDVARFYMDFIVDESCGKCSPCRIGTKRMLELLEDICEGRGTMETLDELEVLATTIKDTALCGLGQSAPNPVLSTILQFREEYIAHIIDKKCPAGVCKALLSYEIDEDKCRKCGLCARQCPANAIDGELGKVPYRIDQNKCIKCGNCMTACHFGVIVRK, translated from the coding sequence ATGGAAAGAATACAAGTCTTGGTATGTGCTGGTACTGGATGCAGCATAGGTAACTCTGGTGCTTTGATTGATGCTTTTAGAACTGAAATTAAATCTATGGGATTAGAAAGCGAAGTAAGTGTTTTGCGCACTGGCTGTTTAGGTCTTTGTGGTGTTGGACCAAATGTCTCTATTTATCCTGATAATATCATATATAAGTCAGTAAAAGTTGAAGATGTTAAAGAAATCGTTATGGAACACTTTTATAAAGGACGTCCAGTTCATCGTTTAATGCTTAATGAATCTGATCAAGAAACAAATGAGGTTCATGATATTAACAAAACAAAGTTTTATGAAAAACAAAAGAGAATTGCTTTGCACAACTGTGGGGTGATTGATCCTGAAAATATTCAGGAATATATTGCTAAAGATGGATATTTTGCATTAGGTAAAGTTTTAACTGAAATGAAGCCACAGGAAGTTGTTGATGAAATAAAAGAAAGTGGATTAAGAGGTCGTGGAGGCGGTGGCTTTCCAACAGGCCTGAAATGGCAATTTGCTTTAAATGAACCTGGTGATGAAAAGTATGTCATTTGTAATGCAGATGAAGGAGATCCGGGAGCTTTTATGGATCGTTCTATTTTGGAAGGTAATCCTCATAGTGTTATTGAGGCCATGGAGATTGCCGGATATGCAATTGGAGCTCATCATGGTTATATTTATATACGTGCTGAATATCCAATCGCTGTAGAACGTTTAAAACACGCTATTCAAGAAGCAAAAGAATTGGGATTGTTAGGTAATGACATATTTGGTAGTGGTTTTCACTTTGATTTAGAAATTCGTTTAGGAGCTGGAGCCTTTGTCTGTGGTGAAGAGACAGCTTTGATTCAGTCAATTGAAGGAGAAAGGGGAATGCCTTCTCCAAAACCTCCATTTCCTGCTCATAAAGGTGTTTGGGGAAAACCTACAATCATCAATAATGTTGAAACATATGCAAACATTGCACAAATTATAACTCATGGAGCAAAGTGGTTCCGCTCTATTGGAACTGAAACATCTGCTGGAACAAAAGTTTTTGCCTTGGGTGGAAAAATAGTCAACACTGGACTTGTAGAAGTTCCAATGGGAACAACACTTCGCGAAGTTATTTATGAAATTGGTGGAGGGTGTCCAAATCGAAAGAGTTTCAAGGCGGTACAAACTGGTGGACCATCTGGTGGCTGTTTAACTGAATCTCAATTGGATACACCAATTGGATTTGATGAATTGGTGAAATTAGGGTCTATGATGGGATCGGGCGGTATGATTGTTTTAGATGAAGATAATTGTATGGTCGATGTTGCAAGATTCTATATGGATTTTATTGTTGATGAGTCTTGTGGAAAGTGTTCTCCATGTCGTATTGGAACAAAACGTATGTTAGAATTGCTTGAGGATATCTGTGAGGGTCGTGGGACAATGGAAACATTGGACGAACTAGAAGTCCTTGCTACAACAATTAAAGATACTGCACTTTGTGGTCTTGGCCAATCCGCACCAAACCCTGTATTATCAACAATTTTACAATTTAGAGAGGAATACATCGCACATATTATTGATAAGAAATGTCCTGCTGGTGTTTGTAAAGCCTTATTGTCTTATGAGATTGATGAAGATAAGTGCCGTAAATGTGGTCTTTGTGCAAGACAGTGCCCAGCAAATGCTATTGATGGTGAACTCGGTAAGGTCCCTTATCGCATTGATCAAAACAAATGTATCAAGTGTGGTAACTGTATGACAGCATGTCACTTCGGTGTTATTGTGAGAAAGTAG
- the plsY gene encoding glycerol-3-phosphate 1-O-acyltransferase PlsY, whose translation MEIFVYILLILMSYLYGSIPFALVVGKLFYHTDVRESGSGNLGGTNAGRVLGKKAGLTVILLDASKCCISILIARIVAHYMGLNTDIIYPCALACVIGHCYPIFAGFRGGKAVSVAIGYALVTNVYAFIIALVIFFITLKLTKYVSLASILGSATIVVIAPFIGYSTVGIITNACIVGLLIYKHRANIKRIKAGTENKITWM comes from the coding sequence ATGGAGATTTTTGTATATATATTATTAATTTTGATGAGTTATTTGTATGGCTCAATTCCTTTTGCATTAGTTGTTGGAAAACTCTTTTATCATACTGATGTACGAGAAAGTGGCTCAGGGAACCTCGGTGGAACAAATGCAGGCAGAGTTCTTGGAAAAAAAGCAGGCCTGACAGTTATATTATTAGATGCTTCAAAATGTTGCATTTCCATTTTGATAGCTAGAATTGTCGCTCATTACATGGGTTTGAATACTGATATTATTTATCCTTGTGCATTGGCTTGTGTTATTGGACATTGTTATCCAATCTTTGCCGGTTTTAGAGGAGGAAAAGCAGTTTCAGTGGCAATAGGATATGCACTTGTAACAAATGTTTATGCATTTATTATTGCTTTAGTTATTTTCTTTATCACCTTGAAATTAACAAAATATGTATCTTTAGCTTCTATTTTAGGATCTGCAACAATTGTTGTTATAGCGCCGTTTATTGGTTATAGTACAGTAGGGATTATTACAAATGCATGTATTGTTGGATTATTGATTTATAAACATAGAGCAAACATAAAAAGAATAAAAGCTGGAACAGAAAATAAAATTACCTGGATGTAA
- a CDS encoding NADH-dependent [FeFe] hydrogenase, group A6, whose amino-acid sequence MGKIKLTINNRQVEAYEGKTILEVARENGIHIPTLCYLKDYTGTGACRVCQVEVEGVRNLCAACVYPVREGMVVKTNSMRALDARRRVVELIVSNHSKDCLSCIRNTNCELQRLCQELGVREDAFQGAKTTPTFDEVSPGVVRNTAKCILCGRCVAACKKHQGLGILGFMERGFKTKVGPVFDRSLNDVNCMQCGQCINVCPVGALQEKEEIHNVIEALNNPAKHVVVQTAPAVRASLGEEFGMPIGTRVTGKMVAALKLLGFDKVYDTNFGADLTIMEEGYEFINRLQNGGVLPMITSCSPGWINYCEKEYPDLLDHLSSCKSPHMMLGAMIKSYYAKQHQLDPKNIYVVSIMPCVAKKGEKERSQMMKDEMKDVDAVLTTRELGKLIKMFGVNFIDLKDEEFDQDMFGEYTGAGVIFGASGGVMEAALRTVVDVLTNQDLDNIEYHSVRGQRGLKEASLQVGDLKVNVAVAHSMTIAKPLLEEIKAGTSKYHFIEIMGCPGGCINGGGQSYVNALIRNSGFDFKGARAKALYDEDRAMPARKSHKNTQIQKLYDEFLEHPNSHIAHELLHTTYDKQKKFK is encoded by the coding sequence ATGGGAAAAATAAAATTAACGATTAATAATCGTCAGGTTGAAGCTTATGAGGGCAAAACAATTTTAGAAGTTGCAAGAGAAAATGGTATTCACATCCCTACTTTGTGTTATTTAAAAGATTATACTGGAACGGGAGCGTGTCGTGTTTGCCAGGTAGAAGTCGAAGGTGTCAGAAATCTTTGTGCTGCTTGTGTTTATCCTGTTAGAGAAGGAATGGTTGTTAAAACAAATTCTATGCGTGCATTGGATGCAAGAAGACGTGTTGTTGAATTGATAGTTTCTAATCACTCAAAAGACTGTTTATCTTGTATTCGCAATACAAATTGTGAACTTCAAAGATTATGTCAAGAATTAGGTGTTCGAGAAGACGCTTTTCAAGGTGCAAAAACAACACCAACATTTGATGAAGTTTCTCCTGGCGTTGTAAGAAATACTGCTAAATGTATACTTTGTGGACGCTGTGTCGCAGCATGTAAAAAACATCAGGGACTTGGGATTTTAGGATTTATGGAGCGTGGATTTAAAACAAAAGTTGGACCTGTTTTTGATCGTAGTCTAAATGATGTCAATTGTATGCAATGCGGACAATGCATCAATGTCTGCCCAGTAGGAGCATTACAAGAGAAAGAAGAAATTCATAATGTTATTGAAGCATTAAATAACCCAGCCAAGCATGTTGTCGTTCAAACTGCTCCTGCTGTTCGCGCCAGTCTTGGTGAAGAGTTTGGTATGCCAATAGGAACAAGAGTAACTGGCAAAATGGTTGCAGCTTTAAAACTTCTTGGTTTTGATAAAGTTTATGATACAAACTTTGGAGCAGATTTGACAATCATGGAAGAAGGATACGAATTTATTAATCGACTTCAAAATGGTGGTGTTCTACCAATGATTACATCATGCTCACCAGGATGGATTAATTATTGCGAAAAAGAGTATCCTGATTTATTAGATCATTTATCATCATGTAAATCACCACACATGATGTTAGGAGCAATGATTAAATCTTACTATGCGAAACAACATCAATTAGATCCAAAAAACATTTATGTTGTATCTATTATGCCATGTGTAGCCAAAAAGGGCGAAAAAGAACGTTCACAAATGATGAAAGATGAAATGAAAGATGTCGATGCGGTTTTAACAACAAGAGAACTTGGAAAACTGATAAAAATGTTTGGTGTCAATTTCATTGATTTAAAAGATGAAGAGTTTGATCAAGATATGTTTGGAGAATATACTGGTGCTGGAGTTATTTTTGGAGCAAGTGGTGGAGTCATGGAAGCTGCGTTACGTACCGTTGTTGATGTTTTAACGAATCAAGATTTAGATAATATCGAATATCACTCTGTACGAGGACAACGAGGGCTCAAAGAAGCCAGTTTACAAGTTGGTGATTTAAAAGTTAATGTTGCAGTCGCACATAGTATGACAATTGCAAAGCCATTGTTAGAAGAAATCAAAGCAGGCACATCTAAATATCACTTCATTGAAATTATGGGTTGTCCTGGAGGATGTATTAATGGTGGAGGGCAGTCATATGTAAATGCTTTAATCAGAAATAGTGGCTTTGATTTTAAAGGAGCGCGTGCTAAAGCATTGTATGATGAAGATCGAGCTATGCCAGCAAGAAAATCTCATAAAAATACACAAATCCAAAAATTGTATGATGAGTTTTTAGAACATCCAAATTCGCATATTGCTCATGAACTTCTTCATACAACATATGACAAACAAAAGAAATTCAAATAA
- the parE gene encoding DNA topoisomerase IV subunit B, translating into MKSNHYDESNIQILEGLEAVRKRPGMYIGSTDYRGLHHLVWEIVDNAIDESLAGFGDKITVTIGTDNTIKVEDEGRGMPTGLHASGKPTTEVILTILHAGGKFSEDGGYKTSGGLHGVGSSVVNALSEWLEVTVYRDGKIHQQKFEDGAKIISPLKVIGKTNRTGTTIHFKPNKEIFSTIDFNYSTICERLRESAFLLKGIEMNVIDERTGKHETFQYENGLEAFIDYLNYEKKVLHKTVSFDDTSNPIEVEIAFQFTEGYQENLISFVNLVRTGDGGTHETGFRSGFTKVFNEYARKYGLLKNKDKNLEGADVREGLTGIISVKIPESLLQFEGQTKSKLGSPEARNIVENVVYEQINYFLEENKDVANQLVNKMIKAAQARNAARKAREEARKGKGNKVEKILIGKLAPAQSKDKKKKELYLVEGDSAGGSAKQGRDRKYQAILPLRGKVVNTEKAAMADILKNEEISTIINTVGAGVGADFNADDSNYAKVIIMTDADTDGAHIQVLLLTFFYRYMRGLIQSGRVYIAMPPLYKVSKKNGKHEDSLYAWDDDELEDAKKKIGRSYGVQRYKGLGEMNADQLWETTMNPETRTLIQVSIEDAALVERRVSVLMGDKVEPRREWIEDNVQFSLEDSFFITK; encoded by the coding sequence ATGAAATCAAATCATTATGATGAATCAAATATACAGATTCTTGAGGGTTTAGAAGCAGTTCGCAAAAGACCTGGAATGTATATAGGATCAACTGATTATCGAGGATTACATCATTTGGTATGGGAAATTGTCGATAATGCTATAGATGAATCCTTAGCGGGATTTGGTGATAAAATAACTGTGACAATTGGAACAGATAACACTATTAAAGTTGAAGATGAAGGACGTGGGATGCCGACTGGTTTACATGCTTCTGGAAAACCAACAACTGAAGTTATACTAACGATTTTGCATGCTGGTGGAAAGTTTAGTGAAGATGGTGGATATAAAACTTCTGGAGGACTTCATGGAGTAGGTTCTTCTGTTGTGAATGCATTGAGTGAATGGCTAGAGGTTACTGTATATCGTGATGGAAAAATTCATCAACAAAAATTTGAAGATGGGGCTAAAATTATCTCGCCACTAAAAGTTATTGGAAAAACCAATCGTACAGGGACAACAATTCATTTCAAACCGAATAAGGAAATCTTTTCAACAATCGATTTTAATTATTCAACAATTTGTGAAAGATTAAGAGAGAGTGCCTTTTTATTAAAAGGCATTGAAATGAATGTTATTGATGAAAGAACAGGAAAACATGAAACTTTTCAATATGAAAATGGATTAGAGGCTTTTATTGATTATTTGAATTATGAAAAGAAAGTGCTACACAAAACAGTTTCTTTTGATGATACATCAAATCCTATTGAAGTTGAAATTGCATTTCAGTTTACAGAAGGGTATCAAGAAAATTTAATTTCTTTTGTAAACCTTGTAAGAACAGGAGATGGGGGAACTCACGAAACGGGATTTAGATCGGGTTTTACCAAAGTATTTAATGAATACGCTAGAAAATATGGTTTGTTAAAAAACAAAGACAAGAATCTTGAAGGAGCTGATGTTCGTGAAGGATTAACAGGCATCATTTCAGTTAAAATCCCTGAATCATTATTACAATTTGAAGGACAGACAAAATCAAAGTTAGGATCGCCAGAAGCGAGAAACATTGTTGAAAATGTTGTTTATGAACAAATCAACTATTTTTTGGAAGAAAACAAAGATGTTGCTAATCAACTGGTTAATAAAATGATTAAAGCCGCCCAAGCGAGAAATGCTGCTAGAAAGGCTCGTGAAGAAGCAAGGAAAGGCAAAGGCAATAAAGTTGAAAAAATATTAATCGGGAAATTAGCACCAGCTCAATCAAAAGACAAGAAAAAGAAGGAATTATATCTTGTCGAAGGAGACTCAGCTGGTGGAAGTGCAAAGCAGGGACGTGACCGCAAATACCAAGCGATACTGCCATTACGTGGAAAGGTTGTCAATACAGAAAAAGCTGCAATGGCTGATATTCTTAAAAATGAAGAAATTAGCACTATTATAAATACTGTTGGAGCTGGAGTCGGCGCTGACTTTAATGCTGATGATTCTAATTATGCAAAAGTCATTATTATGACTGATGCCGATACCGATGGTGCACACATTCAGGTATTGCTTTTAACATTCTTTTATCGATACATGCGTGGATTAATTCAATCTGGAAGAGTATACATCGCTATGCCTCCTTTATATAAGGTTTCTAAGAAAAATGGCAAACATGAAGATTCACTTTATGCTTGGGATGATGATGAATTAGAAGATGCAAAGAAGAAAATCGGCCGTAGTTATGGTGTTCAAAGATACAAAGGTCTTGGAGAAATGAATGCTGATCAATTGTGGGAGACAACCATGAATCCTGAAACTAGAACACTTATTCAGGTATCTATTGAGGATGCTGCATTAGTTGAAAGAAGAGTTTCTGTATTAATGGGAGACAAAGTAGAACCAAGGCGTGAATGGATAGAGGATAATGTTCAATTCTCATTAGAAGATTCATTCTTTATTACGAAGTAA
- a CDS encoding ATP-binding protein, protein MDELALNILDIAYNSIRAHASMIYIQIVDSVENNIIDISIKDNGHGMDKETVEKVIDPFYTTRTTRKVGLGIPLFKQNAELTGGYLKINSQINEGTNVEVRFIKNNIDTPVMGNIVETMVTLIQANEDIDYEFEYKTDNSDFIMKTKDMKDILGDVKITEPEVLLWLKDYIKEGLVS, encoded by the coding sequence ATGGATGAATTAGCACTTAATATTTTAGATATTGCTTATAATTCTATTCGTGCTCATGCATCTATGATTTACATCCAAATTGTTGATAGTGTAGAAAATAATATTATTGATATTTCTATTAAAGATAATGGACATGGAATGGATAAAGAAACTGTAGAAAAAGTGATTGATCCATTTTATACAACAAGAACAACTAGAAAAGTTGGTTTAGGAATTCCACTTTTTAAACAAAATGCTGAATTAACAGGTGGGTATTTAAAAATTAATTCACAGATTAATGAAGGAACAAATGTGGAAGTTAGATTTATAAAAAACAATATAGATACGCCAGTTATGGGAAATATTGTAGAAACAATGGTGACCTTGATTCAGGCGAATGAAGATATTGATTATGAGTTTGAATATAAAACTGATAATAGTGATTTTATAATGAAAACAAAAGATATGAAAGATATATTAGGTGATGTTAAGATTACTGAACCTGAAGTTCTTTTATGGTTAAAAGATTATATAAAGGAGGGATTAGTGTCATGA
- a CDS encoding (2Fe-2S) ferredoxin domain-containing protein, with protein sequence MKSLEDLKKIRDAAQNKMTMRLDDDQKYRVVVGMATCGIAAGARPVLNTIVEEVAKAKLPVTVLQTGCIGMCTLEPIVEVFDKDDHKTTYVLVDAKKASEIVTRHLINDEVIDEYTVGKYKR encoded by the coding sequence ATGAAATCATTAGAAGATTTAAAGAAAATTAGAGATGCAGCACAAAATAAAATGACAATGCGTTTAGATGATGACCAGAAATATCGTGTTGTTGTAGGGATGGCAACCTGTGGGATTGCTGCTGGAGCAAGACCGGTATTGAATACAATTGTTGAAGAAGTCGCAAAGGCCAAACTTCCCGTTACTGTTCTACAAACAGGATGTATTGGAATGTGTACACTAGAGCCAATTGTTGAAGTCTTTGATAAAGATGATCATAAAACAACTTATGTATTAGTCGATGCAAAAAAAGCCAGTGAAATTGTAACTCGTCATTTGATAAATGATGAGGTCATTGATGAATACACTGTGGGTAAATATAAGAGATAG
- a CDS encoding histidine phosphatase family protein: protein MTRHSKTAWNQEKRLQGRCDSPLTQEGKENAKALKEHIQTISFDGIYSSPIPRACTTARLLFSDKKIILDDRLMEMNFGDFEGRKISDILKSDYELYHNLWHHPEKFTFIPHGESYDDVIKRAHSFLNDLEKKHSQNDTVMIVTHGMFFIVLLATMLGMEKKDYIKINQKVVEGCSLTLINLENGKYYLEFYNQHDYLPHVMNTSFAK, encoded by the coding sequence TTGACACGACATTCTAAAACAGCATGGAATCAAGAAAAAAGATTACAAGGAAGATGTGACTCTCCTTTAACACAAGAGGGAAAAGAAAATGCAAAAGCATTAAAAGAACATATCCAAACCATTTCTTTTGATGGCATTTATTCTAGTCCTATTCCAAGAGCTTGTACGACAGCACGACTGTTATTTAGTGATAAAAAAATTATTTTGGATGATAGACTTATGGAAATGAATTTCGGTGATTTTGAAGGCAGAAAAATTTCGGATATATTAAAATCCGATTATGAGTTATACCATAATCTTTGGCACCATCCTGAAAAATTCACTTTTATTCCACATGGTGAGAGCTATGATGATGTAATCAAACGTGCCCATTCATTTTTAAATGATTTAGAAAAAAAGCATTCTCAAAATGATACAGTTATGATTGTCACTCATGGCATGTTTTTTATTGTTTTATTAGCAACGATGTTAGGAATGGAAAAAAAGGATTACATCAAGATTAATCAAAAGGTTGTTGAAGGTTGTTCATTGACACTGATTAATTTGGAAAATGGGAAATATTATTTAGAATTTTATAATCAGCACGATTATTTACCACATGTCATGAATACATCTTTTGCAAAATAA